From the Cyanobium sp. M30B3 genome, the window CCGCCCTCGCGGGCTTGCAGGAGTTCATTGGCCCAGCTCCACACCAGCTCGGCGCTGGCCTCCATGCCCACGTTGGCCATCACCCGCAGATCGAGGGCGCCCTGCTCGTGCAGCTGCTGCCAGGTGGCCAGCAGCGGGTCGTCGGCGCTGGCCAGGAAGGTGTGGTCGAACTGCTGGGCCAGCCGCGTCTCCAGCTCCTTGAGGCCGGAGAAGTCCACCACGAAGCCGCAGCCATCCAGCTCCCTGGCCTGGAACCAGAAGGTGAAGCTGCGGCTGTAGCCGTGCACGAAGCGGCAGTGACCGCTATGGCGCCACTGGCGGTGGGTGCAGGGGAAGCCGCTGAAGGTCTTGCTGCAGCTGTAGGCCGGCGTGGGCATGGGAGAGGATCGGGGCAGCAGCAGTGCAGGGGTCTTGTCAGCATCATTTCAGCCACCCGGCCAGGCCTCCCCGGCGCCAGCCCTGCCCGATCCCGCCATCATCACCGGCCTGCGCTTCAACGACGCCGGCCTGATCCCGGCCGTGGCCCAGGACTGGCTCGATGGGGCCGTGCTGATGGTGGCCTGGATGAACCGTGAGGCGATCGAGCGCACCCTGGCCAGCGGCGAGGTGCACTACTGGAGCCGCTCCCGCGCTGAGCTCTGGCACAAGGGCGCCACCAGCGGCCACACCCAGGCCCTGCGCGGCCTGCGCTACGACTGCGACGCCGACGTGCTGCTGCTCACGATCGAGCAGCGCGGCGACGTGGCCTGCCACACGGGCGCCCGCAGCTGCTTCTACGACCAGGGCCCCCAACCGAGCGCCGGCGGGCCCATGGCGCCGCCGCCCCCCGCCGACGTGTGCACCGAGCTGATGCGGGTGATCGAGGGGCGCCGCGACCATCCCGAGCCCGGCAGTTACACCAACAAGCTGCTGGAGGGGGGCGACAACCGCATCCTCAAGAAGATCGGCGAGGAGAGCGCCGAATTCGTGATGGCCTGCAAGGACGGTGATCCAGAGGAGATCGCCGGGGAGGCCGCCGACCTCCTCTTTCATCTCCAGGTGGCCCTGGCCCACCACGGGGTGAGCTGGCGCCATGTGCAACAGGTGCTGGCCGCCCGCCGCGGCGCGCCGCGGCGGGACTGAGCGGGCTGGGCCCGGGGAACCGGTTCAGCCCTGGGCGCCGGTGCTGAGCATGGCGATGGCCGTCCAGATCACGAAGCCGGTGAGCACGAAGCCGCCCGTGGCCACGAACCAGCGCCAGGCGTTCTGCACCGCCGGGGTGGGCTGGTTGGCCAGCCAGGCCGGTCGCGGCCAGCCGGCACCGGGGGCCCAGCCGCCGCCGCTGCCGGCGGGGGCACGGCGGGCCATGGTGTCGCGCCAGTAGGCGTTGTAGCGGGGGGCCTGCTGGTTGAAGGGCATCGTGCCCACCGACTGGCCGGCGAGCACGCGGGAGCGCTGGTAGGGCACCAGGTCTTCGCCGAAGGCTTCCAGATACTCAGGCGAGTCGATCAGGGCGTCGATGAAGGCGGGCAGGCCCTGCTCGGCGATCACGATCGACCAGGCGATGCGCTCCTGCTCGCCGTGCACCGGCCGGCCCAGCACCCGGCCCACCACCTGCTCCACCACCCGGTAGTTGCTGTTGCAGCGGTAGAAGTCGTTGCGGAATTTGTCGGAGCGCAGCAGCTGGCGCACGAACTCGCGGGTGCTGATCTGGCCGGAGCGCAGCTGCGACTCCAGCACAGCGTCCCGGTCGGCCTTGAAGGCGTGGAAGAAGATCTGGCGGTAGGCCTGCTCGATCAGGGCGTCGCTGGAGCCACGGTCACGCTGCAGGGCCACCGTGGTGCTCTGGCGGGGCGACTCCTCGTTGGCGTCGAGAAAACTGCTCACCCGGGCATTGCTGGTGAGGGGCTTGGTGGCCAGAACGGGCAGGGCCATCGGGCAGGGACGGGAAAAACGCGCAAGGTATGGGGGCCTGCTCTCGGATTGCCGGCAGGCCCGGGAAACAACAAACAAGTTCATGCTGCGCAACACCACTTAATGGATCGCGAGTGGGATTCGGGAGGGATTGCTCTGGCCACCGGCTGCCCTGCCGGCTTGGGATGGCTGTCTAGGGAGCGGGAGGAGGGGCTGGCCCCAGCCCCGGCTGTTGCTGCAGCCAGAGAAAGGTGGCGCGGTCGCGGGGGCTGAGCTCCAGCACCGGCGAGGGGCCGGGCACCGCCGCCATGGCATCGCCGGGTGCCTCGCTGTGACCCCAGAGCCCGAAGGCATGGCCCAGCTCGTGCAGGGCGGTGGCCTGGATGGCGCTGGAGCGCTGGCCCGGACTGATCTGCACCACCACCCGGGGTTCCAGCTGGCGCAGCCCCTGCCGTTCCACCACCGCCAGTTGCAGTTCGGCCCGGCCATGGCTGGCCCTGCCGCTCCGCAGGGGCGGACGGCGGCGCAGGATGCGCACCTGGGCCTGATCCGGCTCGCTCACCCGCTCGATCGCCACCAGCTCGGCCCAGCTGGCCAGGGCCGCTTCCACGGCCTCCAGCCAGGCCTGGTCCCAGCGGCCGGCCGGCCCCTCGGCATGGGCCGGCTCCACCCAGACGCACCAGTGGTCCCGCCGGGGCCAGCCATGGGCCGTGCTGCTGAGCCGGTGGCGGTAGTCAGCTCCACTGGGCGCCTGAGGGCTCCGGTTTCTGCCATATCCTGCCGCCGCTCCCAGGCCTGAACCCTGTCCAGCCCGTGGGGGCACGACCTGGAGAACAGCCGCCGCGGGCGTGCAGGCCTCAGCCCTCAACTCTCCAGGGTGGCCAGTGCTGATGGCCAGCAGGGCCAGGCCCCCGGCCACCGCCAGTGGCCTGCCGGGGGAAGCCGCTGGCATCAGACGCCGGCGGTCCCCGGCAGGCCCACGCCGCGGGCCATCAGGGTGGCGAGCAGGGGCACCAGGGCAAAGCCCACCAGTTCGACGTTCAGGATCCAGGCCAGACGGGTGGCCAGGGCCTCGCTCACCTGGGGCAGCTCGCCCTTGCGCAGGGGAATGGCCCAGAGGATGTAGGTGATGGTGGGGTAGAGCGACAGCGCCCCCACACCCAGATAGAGCCCCACCTTCCACCAGAACAGGGGGTTCTCGGTGTAGAAAGTGCTGCCCTGGCCGAAGTACAGCACCCGCAGAATGCCGCTCACCAGCAGGGCCAGGGCGGCGATGCCGTACACCACATCGGTGATCACCATCGTGGTGGCGTCAGCCTTGCTGGGGTTGGGTCGGATCAGGCGCCGCTCCAGCACCAGGGCGCCGAAGCAGAGCATGAAGCTCAGGTAGTGCACATAGGCCACCCCGGCGCGGCTGAGGATCTCGGGAGGAATGGCCGCCAGCCCCGCCATGTGATGAATCGCAGACGCCCGAACCGTAGCGGGCCCCGGGCAGGGCCGTGGTCGCCCAGTGGTGGAGAGGCCGAATCGGGAACTGCAGAAAGAATGAACTTGGGAAGCAATAGTTAAGTTGGAAGCCTTTGTGATGGTTCGGCTTTTGATCGCGGAACTCCTTAAGTTCAATGAACTGCGACTCTGATCAATGGCGAGCTCTCTGAGCAGTTATCTCGGTGAAATCGGTCGCCATCAGTTGCTCACGCCGGAACAGGAGCTCACCCTGGGCCGCAAGGTGCAGGCCATGGCGGCGCTGCAGGAGCGCTGCCGCCAGGCCGGGGGCACGGGATCAGCCTGTGACTACAGCGACGTGGAGCGCCGCACCCTGCGCCTGGGTGAGCGGGCCAAGAACCAGATGATCACCGCCAACCTGCGCCTGGTGGTGAATCTGGCCAAGCGCTATCAGAACAAGGGCCTCGACCTGCTCGATCTGATCCAGGAGGGCACCCTCGGCCTCACCCGGGCCGTGGAGAAGTACGACCCCACCCGCGGCCATCGCTTCAGCACCTATGCCTACTGGTGGATTCGGCAGGGCCTGAACCGGGCCCTCTCCACCCAGAGCCGCACGATTCGCATCCCGGTGAATGTGAACGAAAAGCTCACCCGCCTGCGGGCGGCCAAGGCCCGCTACCTGCAGGTGCATGGGGTGAATCCCAGCCCGGCCCACCTGGCCAGGCAGATGGAGATTCCCCTGGTCGAGGTGGAGGAGCTGCTGAACTGCGAGCTGCGCAGCGTCACGGTGAGCCTGCAGGGGCTGGTGAAGGCCAAGTCGGATCCCTCCGAGCTGGTGGACGTGCTGCCCAGTCCGGAACCTGCGCCGATGGAGAGGGCGGAGCTGGCTGAGCGCTCTGCCACGGTGTGGACCCTGCTGGACCGGGCCAACCTCACCCCCAAGGAGCGCACGGTGGTGATGCTGCGCTTCGGCCTCGACGGCAGCCATGAGTGGCGCACCCTGGCGGAGGTGGCGCGGCAGCTCGACTGCAGCCGTGAATACTGCCGGCAGGTGGTGCAGCGGGCCCTGCGCAAGCTGCGGAAAACCGGCATCGAGAGCGGGTTGGTGGAGGCCTGATGCCCCCACAATGAGATCCGTTGGCTGACTGACCAGTCATGGCCCCCGGACTTGAAGCGGACGTCGACGCCGAAGTGCTGGAGAGCAGCGTCGTGGACGAGGCCCTGCTGCTGCGCCTGTTGCGGCGGGCCGGTCGCACTGTGGCCCTGCCCGCCCTGGAATGCCTGGAAATCCTGCTGGATTCGGACACGCCCTATCCGGCCAGGCTCACCGTGCTGGCGGCCCTCACCTACCTGCTGGTGCCGCTGGATCTGATTCCAGACTTCATCCCCGTGGCCGGCTTCAGTGACGACCTGGTGGCGATCACCGCCCTGCTCGGCATCTGCGGCCGCCACCGCAGTGAGGCGGTGCGCCAACGGGCCCGGCGCAGACTGGATCGCTGGTTTCCCCTGGCGCGTTGATGGCCATGGCTTCCCTCTCAGCCGAGCAGTTGGAGGATCTGCATAGCTTTCTCAAGGATTGGTTGCGTCATCGGGGCCGCACCCAGGCCGATCTGCGCCGTGCCCTGCAGGCCAGTTCGATCCGCATGCCGGTGCTGCTGGAGGTCCTGCAGCACACCTATGCCCGCCAGGGGGTGACGGGGCTGGCCGAACAGCTCTGCGGCGTGGAGGACATCTGGCAGCAGGCCGGTGGGGCTCCGATCGGCCTGGACGCCGCCGAAGAACTGGGCCAGCTTGACCTGTTGTTGCAGGAAATCCGGGCTGAGCGGCCCGGGTAGCGGCGCCTTCCGCCCCTGCCAGGCAGAGTGGGGGCACTTCTGCCCGGGTCTGGAACCATGCCAGCGGTCCTCTCCTGCCCCTTGCGCGCCCTGCTTGTGCTGGTCACCGGGTTGGCAGTCACCGGTCCCGCCCTCGCCCAGAGCGAGAGTTTTCTGCTCGGTCCGGGCAGCAAGGTGGGTCCCGCCACCGAGGTGAAGCCCAAGAACTGCGTCACCGCTCCCGACGGCACGGTGACCTGTGACACCGAGCTGGTGAATCCGCCCGGTGACACCCGCGCCAAGCCCCAGTTCGAGCTCTTCGGTAACTGATCACCCCCATGGGCAGCGGCATGCGGAACAAGGGGGGGCGGCCCTGGCGACGCCTGTTGGATGATGCCAACTACCTCCATGTGATCGACCGCACCGAGCAGCAGCTGGCCAAGTTGCTGGGCCTGGTGCTGGTGGTGGTGATGTTGGCGGCCACGGTGCAGCTGGTTATCCAGGTGGTTCTGGCGTTGATGGTGCCGGGCACACCGTGGCTGGGCGACAAACTCAACAAGGTGCTGGGCGATCTGCTCAACCTGCTGATCGCCCTGGAGGTGTTGCAGAACATCACCTCCTATCTGCGCCGTCACGTGGTGCAGATCGAGCTGGTGCTGCTCACCGCGATGACGGCGGTGGCCCGCAAGGTGATCGTGTTGCCGGCGGGCGCGGAGAGCAAGCCCCAGCTGCTGGCGGGTCTGGGGGTGGCGGTGCTGGCCCTGGCCGCTGCCTTCTGGCTGGTGCGCTCACTCACGATGCAGAAACCTCCCGCCAGAACAGGGCCAGCCATACGGATCCCGGAGCCGGGTCGGTCGCCTCAACACGATGGCGACGGTGGGCACTGATCAGCAGGCTGTCGCCCCGGCCCAGCTCCCGGGCGGCCGGTTCATCGGCAAAGCGCAAGCGGGCGCTGCCCTGCAGCAGGGTGACCCACTCCACCTCCTCCTGGTCGTACCAGAACCCCTTGGGGCTGGCCGCCTGGCAGGAGTGGATCCGCTCCAGCCGCCAGTTTCCCTGGGCCGCCAGAACGCAGCTGGTCTCGCTGCCGGGGGGCGGGCAGGGGCTCGCCAGCAGGTTGTCCGGCTGGGCTGAAGCGGCTTCCGCCTCGCCCCAGCGACGGCCGATCTCGAAGCCGTGCCGCCGGGCCAGCTCCACCACGGCGTGGTGGTGGCTGCAATCGCGCAGGGCGGCCCGCACGGCCGGATCGGCTTCGCTCAGGGCCACGAAGGCATTCAGCTGGCGAACTTTCTCCAGGAACTGCTGCAGTTGCGCTTCAGCCACGGCACTTTGCGGAGCTAGGGGTGGACCAGGGGCTTGATCATCCGCCAGCGCTCGAACCACTCCCCGGCGAACAGCACCCGTTCCTCCTGCTCCACCTGCCAGCCGCGGCGCAGCAGCAGGGGGCGTGAGAGCTGGCTGGCCTCGGTGCGCAGCCGGGGAATGCCCTGCAGGGCGGCGCGTTGCTCAAGGGCCTGGAGGATGGCGCTCGAGCGTCCCTGGCGGCAGGAGCGGCCACGGCAGTACAGCAGGGCCAGCCGATCAGGGGGATGGAGAAGGCCGAAGGCTTCGATCGAGTCGCCATCCGCTGAGTCGCCATCCGCTGAGTCGCCATCCTCCGAGTCGCCATCCTCCAGCCGCCCATCCCCCGTGCTGGCCAGGCCGAAGCCCTCGCGCAGCGGCGCCATCAGGGCACCGGAGCGGCTGGCGTGGTGGGCCCAGGCCTCGATCTGGGCCGGGCTGTACAGACCGCGGGTCTGGGAGAGCACCGCGTCCCGGTACACCGCCACCAGGGCGTCGTGGTCGGCCGGGGTGAGGGGACGCAGGGCGGGCATGGGCCGCGGGCCAGACTGGCTCCCAGATTGCCCCCAACCCAGTGTCCGCCACCCCTTTCTCCTGGATCGCCGCGCGGGCACTGTGGGGCCTGCTGGTGGCGCTGCTGGTGGGCCTGGGCCCGGCGGGGCCGGTGCAGGCAGCGCCGGATGGGGCCCGCCTGTTTGAGGCCCACTGCGCCGGTTGCCATGTGAATGGGGGCAACATCATTCGCCGGGGCAAAACCCTGCGCATGGCCGCCCTGGAGCGCCAGGGGGTGGCCTCTGATGCGGCGATCGCCGCGATTGCCGCAGCCGGGGTGGGCCAGATGTCCGGCTATGCCGGCGTGCTCGGGGAGGAGGGCGTGGCGGCCGTGGCCGGCTGGGTGTGGCAGCAGGCCCAGGCCGACTGGCCCCGTGCCTGAGCTTCAGAAGGCCTGAATCCAGGGATGGATCTCCACGGCGGTCCAGATGCCCTCTCGCCAGTAGATGTCGCCCTTCACCAGCGCCTCCACCGCATCGCGGCTGTCGGCTTCGTAAATCCCGAACACGTGGGTGCTGCCCTCAGTTGGGCCCAGGGTGATCAGGATGCCCGCATCCTTCTGGCGCTGCAGCCCGGCCAGGTGCTCCTCCCGAAAGGGAGTGCGCTTCTCGAGGGCTTGGTCGCAGTAGGTGCCCCAGAGCACGAAGCGGGCCATGGCGGGGGGTGATGGACGTGGCGGTCTGAACCCTAGGTCGCGGGTTTCTGGTGGTAGGAAGGAACCCTCGTGTTTTTTGTCTACACATGCACCATCCGTCGCTGCACCATCCGTCTCTGCACCATCCGTTGCTGCACCGCTCCCGTTCCGGCGTCCGTGTGGGCCTGGCTGGTGTCCTGCTGCTGCTGGCCCAGCCGGCCCAGGCCCAGAACATGATGGACAACATGATCCGCAAGTTCTGTCTGCAGGCGGTGAACAAGGAGGTTCAGGCCTCCGGCAAGCCCGCCCCTGCCGGCATGCAGGACTACACCTGCAACTGCGTGGTGCAGGAGATGAAGAAGGGCCAGTCGCAGCAGCAGGCCTCCGCCACCTGCAAGGCCGCCGCCACCAGGAAGTTCAACCTCTGAGTTCCGCGGGCTGCGGCCAGAACTCCGCTGCCGTCCATTCCTTCTCAACCATCCCGTCCCGTTGGTCCCCCCACAGATCGCTCCGGCCTCCAGGCTCGACGCCGTGCTGAGCCCTGTGATCCCCGAGCTGGGGGCGCTGGTGCGGGCCACCCCGGGCACCCTGTCCCTGGCCCAGGGCATGGTGGGCTGGGGGCCTCCCCCGGGTGTGCTCACGGCCCTGGCAGCGGCTGCGCACTCCACCCGGGACGCCTACGGGCCCGTGCAGGGCGATCCCGAGCTGCTGGCGGCCCTGGCCACCAGCCTGCAGCAGGACCACAGCATGGACCTCGACGCTGCCGACCTGTGGGTGACGGCCGGCAGCAACATGGCCTTCCACGCCATCGCCCAGGTGCTGTGCGAGGGCCCGCCGGCGCAACCCAGTGAGCTGATCCTGCCGCTGCCCTATTACTTCAACCACGTGATGGCCATCCAGCTGGCGGGCGGTCGGCCGGTGCCGGTGGATGCCGGTCTGGTGCCCGATCCCCAGCGGCTGGCGGCGGCAATCACGCCCCGCACCCGGGCGATCGTGACGGTGTCGCCCAACAACCCCAGTGGCGTGGTGATCCCAGGCCCGGTGCTGGAGGCGATCAACCGGCTCTGCGCCAGCCGCGGCCTGCTGCACATCAGCGACGAGGCCTACGGCCAGTTCGTGTACGGGGCCGAGCCCCACTGGAGCCCTGGCAGCCTGCCCGGCGCCAGCGCCCACACGGTGACGCTGCAAACGCTCTCCAAGGCCTATGGCATGGCCGGCTGGCGGGTGGGCTTCATGGCGGCCCCGGCGGCCTTCAGTGCCGCCCTGGCCAAGGTGCAGGACACGGTGCTGATCTGCCCGCCGCGGCTGATCCAGCGGGCTGCCCGGGCGGCGCTGGCTGCCGGGCCGGCCTGGTGCCGACCTCGGATCGCGGCCCTGGCCGAGCGGCGCACCCAGCTGCTGGCCGCTGTGGCGGATGCGCGGGCCCAGGGCCTGCCGGTGCGGCTGTTGGCCGAGCCCGATGGTGCGTTCTATGGCCTGTTGGCCCTGGACGCTCTGGCGCTGGATCCCGCCGCCACCAGGACGCCCACGGCTGGCGGGCTCACGGGTGAGCAGCTGATGCGGCGGCTGGTGCTCGAGCACCGGGTGGCGGCGGTGTGCGGCGAGAGCTTCGGCTATCCCGCCGCCGGCCCCGTGCTGCGGCTCAGCTACGGCCTGCTCTCTGCGGTGGAGCTGGAGGAGGCACTGGGGCGCCTGTTGGGCGGCATCAGGGCCCTGCTGTCCCCACAGCGCCTCAGCGGCCCATGAACGGCCAGCACCAGCACGCGGTTGTTGGCGGGCATCGCCACATCGGCGAGAGGCTCGAGGCCCAGGCCTCGTGCCTGCTCCTGCAGGACCAGGGCGTCGCGCACACCCATGGCCGGATCAAGGCTGCGCAGGTGGGCGTCGAAGGCGGCGTTGCTGGGGGCGGTGTGCACGCCGCCGTTGTGGAAGGGCCCGTAGAGCAGCAGCAGGCCGCCGGCCTGCAGCACCCGCGCGGCCCCCGCCAGCAGCTGGGGCAGGGCCGCTGCCGGCATGATGTGGCAGGTGTTGGCGCTGAACACCGCATCAACGCTCTGCCGCGGCCACTGCTCGCCGCGCGTCACATCCAGCGCGATCGGGCCGAGCAGTTGTGAGCCCGGCGCCAGGCTTGCGGGCGACACCCCTGCCAGCTGGGCCTGAAGATCCGCCAGACCTTCGGGGCGCTCGCTGGCCTGCCAGCTCAGGCCGGCGATCCGCTGGCAGAAGAAGGCGGCGTGCTGGCCGCCGCCCGAGCCGATCTCCAGCACCCTGGCGTTGTCTGGCAGCCAGTCGTGCAGCACCGCCAGGATCGGCCCCTTGTTGCGTTCACAGGCGGGAGACAACCGCACGGGATGGATGGCTGTGCTGCAGCCATCATGAGCCCGCTGGGGGCGAACCTCAGCCGTCCAGTCCGGCGCGCAGCTCGGCGCAGAAGC encodes:
- a CDS encoding 6-carboxytetrahydropterin synthase, giving the protein MPTPAYSCSKTFSGFPCTHRQWRHSGHCRFVHGYSRSFTFWFQARELDGCGFVVDFSGLKELETRLAQQFDHTFLASADDPLLATWQQLHEQGALDLRVMANVGMEASAELVWSWANELLQAREGGRACCWKTEARENEKNAACYEAMPAWFRG
- a CDS encoding bifunctional phosphoribosyl-AMP cyclohydrolase/phosphoribosyl-ATP diphosphatase HisIE; translation: MGEDRGSSSAGVLSASFQPPGQASPAPALPDPAIITGLRFNDAGLIPAVAQDWLDGAVLMVAWMNREAIERTLASGEVHYWSRSRAELWHKGATSGHTQALRGLRYDCDADVLLLTIEQRGDVACHTGARSCFYDQGPQPSAGGPMAPPPPADVCTELMRVIEGRRDHPEPGSYTNKLLEGGDNRILKKIGEESAEFVMACKDGDPEEIAGEAADLLFHLQVALAHHGVSWRHVQQVLAARRGAPRRD
- a CDS encoding phycobilisome rod-core linker polypeptide codes for the protein MALPVLATKPLTSNARVSSFLDANEESPRQSTTVALQRDRGSSDALIEQAYRQIFFHAFKADRDAVLESQLRSGQISTREFVRQLLRSDKFRNDFYRCNSNYRVVEQVVGRVLGRPVHGEQERIAWSIVIAEQGLPAFIDALIDSPEYLEAFGEDLVPYQRSRVLAGQSVGTMPFNQQAPRYNAYWRDTMARRAPAGSGGGWAPGAGWPRPAWLANQPTPAVQNAWRWFVATGGFVLTGFVIWTAIAMLSTGAQG
- a CDS encoding peptidase, with protein sequence MEPAHAEGPAGRWDQAWLEAVEAALASWAELVAIERVSEPDQAQVRILRRRPPLRSGRASHGRAELQLAVVERQGLRQLEPRVVVQISPGQRSSAIQATALHELGHAFGLWGHSEAPGDAMAAVPGPSPVLELSPRDRATFLWLQQQPGLGPAPPPAP
- a CDS encoding DUF2214 family protein codes for the protein MAGLAAIPPEILSRAGVAYVHYLSFMLCFGALVLERRLIRPNPSKADATTMVITDVVYGIAALALLVSGILRVLYFGQGSTFYTENPLFWWKVGLYLGVGALSLYPTITYILWAIPLRKGELPQVSEALATRLAWILNVELVGFALVPLLATLMARGVGLPGTAGV
- a CDS encoding sigma-70 family RNA polymerase sigma factor is translated as MASSLSSYLGEIGRHQLLTPEQELTLGRKVQAMAALQERCRQAGGTGSACDYSDVERRTLRLGERAKNQMITANLRLVVNLAKRYQNKGLDLLDLIQEGTLGLTRAVEKYDPTRGHRFSTYAYWWIRQGLNRALSTQSRTIRIPVNVNEKLTRLRAAKARYLQVHGVNPSPAHLARQMEIPLVEVEELLNCELRSVTVSLQGLVKAKSDPSELVDVLPSPEPAPMERAELAERSATVWTLLDRANLTPKERTVVMLRFGLDGSHEWRTLAEVARQLDCSREYCRQVVQRALRKLRKTGIESGLVEA
- a CDS encoding DUF1232 domain-containing protein, which produces MAPGLEADVDAEVLESSVVDEALLLRLLRRAGRTVALPALECLEILLDSDTPYPARLTVLAALTYLLVPLDLIPDFIPVAGFSDDLVAITALLGICGRHRSEAVRQRARRRLDRWFPLAR
- a CDS encoding phosphate-starvation-inducible PsiE family protein; its protein translation is MGSGMRNKGGRPWRRLLDDANYLHVIDRTEQQLAKLLGLVLVVVMLAATVQLVIQVVLALMVPGTPWLGDKLNKVLGDLLNLLIALEVLQNITSYLRRHVVQIELVLLTAMTAVARKVIVLPAGAESKPQLLAGLGVAVLALAAAFWLVRSLTMQKPPARTGPAIRIPEPGRSPQHDGDGGH
- a CDS encoding Nif11 domain/cupin domain-containing protein, with the translated sequence MAEAQLQQFLEKVRQLNAFVALSEADPAVRAALRDCSHHHAVVELARRHGFEIGRRWGEAEAASAQPDNLLASPCPPPGSETSCVLAAQGNWRLERIHSCQAASPKGFWYDQEEVEWVTLLQGSARLRFADEPAARELGRGDSLLISAHRRHRVEATDPAPGSVWLALFWREVSAS
- a CDS encoding GNAT family N-acetyltransferase, yielding MPALRPLTPADHDALVAVYRDAVLSQTRGLYSPAQIEAWAHHASRSGALMAPLREGFGLASTGDGRLEDGDSEDGDSADGDSADGDSIEAFGLLHPPDRLALLYCRGRSCRQGRSSAILQALEQRAALQGIPRLRTEASQLSRPLLLRRGWQVEQEERVLFAGEWFERWRMIKPLVHP
- a CDS encoding c-type cytochrome, whose protein sequence is MAARALWGLLVALLVGLGPAGPVQAAPDGARLFEAHCAGCHVNGGNIIRRGKTLRMAALERQGVASDAAIAAIAAAGVGQMSGYAGVLGEEGVAAVAGWVWQQAQADWPRA
- a CDS encoding YciI family protein, whose translation is MARFVLWGTYCDQALEKRTPFREEHLAGLQRQKDAGILITLGPTEGSTHVFGIYEADSRDAVEALVKGDIYWREGIWTAVEIHPWIQAF
- a CDS encoding aminotransferase class I/II-fold pyridoxal phosphate-dependent enzyme, with product MAPASRLDAVLSPVIPELGALVRATPGTLSLAQGMVGWGPPPGVLTALAAAAHSTRDAYGPVQGDPELLAALATSLQQDHSMDLDAADLWVTAGSNMAFHAIAQVLCEGPPAQPSELILPLPYYFNHVMAIQLAGGRPVPVDAGLVPDPQRLAAAITPRTRAIVTVSPNNPSGVVIPGPVLEAINRLCASRGLLHISDEAYGQFVYGAEPHWSPGSLPGASAHTVTLQTLSKAYGMAGWRVGFMAAPAAFSAALAKVQDTVLICPPRLIQRAARAALAAGPAWCRPRIAALAERRTQLLAAVADARAQGLPVRLLAEPDGAFYGLLALDALALDPAATRTPTAGGLTGEQLMRRLVLEHRVAAVCGESFGYPAAGPVLRLSYGLLSAVELEEALGRLLGGIRALLSPQRLSGP
- a CDS encoding DUF938 domain-containing protein, which translates into the protein MRLSPACERNKGPILAVLHDWLPDNARVLEIGSGGGQHAAFFCQRIAGLSWQASERPEGLADLQAQLAGVSPASLAPGSQLLGPIALDVTRGEQWPRQSVDAVFSANTCHIMPAAALPQLLAGAARVLQAGGLLLLYGPFHNGGVHTAPSNAAFDAHLRSLDPAMGVRDALVLQEQARGLGLEPLADVAMPANNRVLVLAVHGPLRRCGDSRALMPPNRRPSASSSSTAESRP